In Candidatus Planktophila versatilis, the genomic window CCGAGCGAAGTGAGTTCACGTTCTTTGTCTCAGATCTGGTTCCTAGAACATCAGAGCCAATTGGTTTGAGTGAAACGTTGGCATCGCATCGCAGTGAGCCTTGCTCCATCTTCACATCAGATACTTTCAGGCCGCGCAGGATGTCGCGGAGTTCTGCCACATAAGCCTTGGCCACCTCTGGTGCGTACTTACCTGTGCCGGGAACAATCTTGGTAACAATTTCAACTAGTGGAATTCCGGCTCGGTTGTAATCAAGTAGTGAGTAGTCAGCGCCATGAATACGACCGGTAGCACCTCCCACGTGGAGTGACTTTCCAGTGTCTTCTTCCATATGTACGCGTTCAACTTCAATTCGGAATTGCTTGGGACCTTCATCGGTATCAATTTCGACATCGACATAGCCATCAAAACAGATCGGTTCGTCATACTGTGAAATCTGGAAATTCTTCGGCATATCTGGATAGAAGTAATTCTTGCGCGCAAAGCGACTATACGGCGCGATTTTGCAGTTCAGTGCCAGGCCAATCAGAATCGTTGACTCAATTGCCTTCTCGTTCACCACCGGCAGTGCGCCTGGAAGTGCTAAACAGACCGGGCATGTTTGGGTATTTGGCTCTGCGCCAAACTCCGTGGCACAAGAACAGAACATCTTGCTATGAGTATTGAGTTCAACGTGAACCTCAAGACCCAGTACTGGATCCCATTTAGCAACTACTTCGTCATATGTTGGAAGCGCCATTACTTGCCCCCTGCCAACACTGGTGCCTGGGAAAGAATCGGTGCGCCCCACTTTGAAAGTAGCGCTGCTTCCAGTGCTGCCCCTGCTTGGTATAAACGCTGATCTTGCATAGCAGGTGCCATGATTTGGAAACCAACCGGCAAATTATCTTCTTCAGCTAAACCTGCCGGCAGTGACATTCCGCAGATTCCTGCCAGGTTTACTGGAATGGTTGCCACATCACCTAAATACATCGCCATCGGATCATCAACTTTCTCACCAATTTTATAAGCAGTTGTCGGCGCTGTCGGTGAGACCAAGACATCGGCCTTGGTAAATGCCTTTGCATAATCTTGAATGATTAAGGTGCGAATCTTCTGTGCACTGCCGTAGTAAGCATCGTAGTAACCAGATGAGAGGGCATAGGTTCCAAGAATGATGCGGCGCTTAACTTCACGGCCAAAACCAGCATCGCGAGTAGCGCTCATGACAGCTTCGGCCGATGCGCCAGCTGCATCTCCTGTGCGAAGGCCGTAGCGCATCGCATCAAAACGTGCCAAGTTCGAAGAACACTCAGAAGGCGCGATTAAGTAATAGGCAGCAAGTGCGTATTCAAAGTTTGGACAATCTACTTCCACAATCTCTGCTCCCAAGGAAGCTAGAACCTGTAGTGATTCATCAAAACGTGTTTGAACGCCCTTCTGATATCCAGCACCTTGTAGCTGCTTGATCACACCAATCTTCATCCCTTTAACATCACCGCTCTTTGCCGCAGCAACAACTGCTGGAACCGGTGCGTTAATACTTGTTGCATCTTTTGGATCATGTCCTGCCATCACTTCATGAAGAAGCGCCGTATCTAATACGGTGCGACCAAATGGCCCTGCTTGATCAAGACTTG contains:
- the gatA gene encoding Asp-tRNA(Asn)/Glu-tRNA(Gln) amidotransferase subunit GatA, which translates into the protein MIRQSATQMAAALADGSTTAVELTKAHLDQIAAVDGQVKAFLHVDAEGALAQAKAVDEKRKSGEKLSPLAGIPLALKDVLAQRGVPTTAGSKILQGWRPPYDSTVVSKLKDAGLVILGKTNMDEFAMGSSTENSGYGPTFNPWDLTRTPGGSSGGSAAAVSAFQAPLAVGSDTGGSIRQPAALTGIVGVRPTYGAVSRFGLIAYSSSLDQAGPFGRTVLDTALLHEVMAGHDPKDATSINAPVPAVVAAAKSGDVKGMKIGVIKQLQGAGYQKGVQTRFDESLQVLASLGAEIVEVDCPNFEYALAAYYLIAPSECSSNLARFDAMRYGLRTGDAAGASAEAVMSATRDAGFGREVKRRIILGTYALSSGYYDAYYGSAQKIRTLIIQDYAKAFTKADVLVSPTAPTTAYKIGEKVDDPMAMYLGDVATIPVNLAGICGMSLPAGLAEEDNLPVGFQIMAPAMQDQRLYQAGAALEAALLSKWGAPILSQAPVLAGGK